In a genomic window of Ancylothrix sp. D3o:
- a CDS encoding response regulator, with the protein MKLRIKTLLIVGAALVTLNVVLSATASTILLRDFQKLEGQGVRKDLARALDAINDDLSNLDTLAQDQAQWDDTYNFISQAKAKSPAAQEFIRSNFGDTTFNQLRLNALLLLDRKGEIRYSKGYNLNKQAAVPVSESLQKHLTAKSPLLVKPQSNSQIAGIVMLPEGPILIASQPILPSEGTGPSRGTLIMGRYLDSEEVKRLADITQLSLSLHPNSDSDPDIKAATAAIKELKPETLALSSKRPLNLNKDPKILVRPTSRIAGEKSERIAGYALLRDIYGQPALMLRVHFNRDIYQQGKASVRYFTVSLLAVGLVFSTITLLLVEKLVLSRLARLSTSVSRIADRRDLSLRVRLVGQDELSKLAETINAMLAAIETAQQEREASEKRYRLMAENSTDLIARLSPDGICLYASPACKSLLGYTSAELIGRSIFEFFHPHDSKNIHKAIAILRDRAVSYTVSYRIRRKDGDYIWFETTSRTVRDPETGTVQELVSVSRDITTRKRTEQELRESEAYIRGLYKVTSARKLTFQQRLQGLVTMGRHRFELEYGVLSHIESDRYEVVAAQSPDQSVHPGDVFDLQQTYCRETVLQREPLYFESVMVSRWQYQPIKAPFRQEAYIGTPIVVGGKVYGTLSFFSSKPLNRPFRPVDKELLKLMAQWIGRELERQQDAEDLARARDRAMEATRAKSEFLATMSHEIRTPMNAVIGMTGLLLDTSLSPEQRDFVETIRTSGESLLTIINDILDFSKIESGKLDLEEHPFNLRSCIEESLDLLASRAGEKDIEMAYIIAPGTPEKIIGDVTRLRQVLVNLLSNAVKFTHSGEVVVSISSTAIEAADQSPCYQILFAVKDSGIGIPTDRMERLFKSFSQIDSSVSRQYGGTGLGLVISKRLSEMMGGRMWVESMGAIGGNPPETFKNGQSEMGGDNFTEKIKQSPQAGSTFYFTVIARSVEDYGRVDLAEWQPALAGKRLLIVEDGETTRCGLTKQAESWGMVAVGVSLAKVALAILNREPAFDLILVDMHLPDLSGVELIEEIRSLEKGRYLPVVMLSSLRNAENRVTPEHSLEFTVLSKPVKQSQFYNVLMGVFGGQRLENKPALGPVNAQMGEMLPLRILLAEDNPVNQKVALLTLERIGYRAEVAGNGLEVLDALHRQPYDVVLMDVQMPEMDGLAAARQICQLLPASSRPRIIAMTANAMQGDREECIEAGMDDYITKPIRMDELVKALGECKPLSRAHEVSDSKAGIFEAQGDSDMSSQNSSINNLSEPVSEVPLLDQKMLASLRDLEALEEVIEIYLENVPQLFANIYAAIEAGDGRALQTAAHSLKSTSGTVGAPSMFELCQHLETMGKKGIIPDSTEPVKLIEAEFERVKAALLAEVGG; encoded by the coding sequence ATGAAACTTCGGATAAAAACCTTATTAATCGTAGGAGCAGCCCTAGTCACCCTAAACGTCGTGCTATCTGCGACCGCCTCAACAATTTTATTGAGAGACTTTCAAAAACTTGAAGGCCAGGGAGTAAGAAAAGACCTAGCCAGAGCCCTGGATGCCATAAACGACGACCTGTCAAACCTAGATACCCTAGCCCAAGACCAAGCCCAATGGGATGACACCTACAACTTTATCAGCCAAGCCAAAGCAAAAAGCCCAGCCGCCCAAGAATTTATCCGCTCAAATTTTGGTGATACAACCTTCAACCAACTGAGACTAAACGCATTGCTATTGCTAGATCGCAAAGGAGAAATCCGGTATAGCAAAGGCTACAATCTCAACAAACAAGCAGCAGTACCCGTTTCCGAGAGTTTACAAAAACACCTGACAGCAAAAAGTCCCCTGCTGGTAAAGCCGCAGTCAAATAGCCAAATAGCAGGCATCGTCATGTTACCAGAAGGGCCGATCCTCATAGCCTCCCAACCGATCCTCCCCAGTGAAGGCACCGGCCCCAGTCGCGGTACCCTGATCATGGGCAGGTACTTAGACAGCGAAGAAGTGAAACGCCTGGCCGACATCACCCAACTATCGCTAAGCCTACACCCGAACAGCGATAGCGACCCAGACATCAAAGCCGCCACAGCCGCAATAAAAGAGCTAAAACCAGAAACCTTAGCCCTATCGAGCAAACGCCCGCTCAACCTTAACAAAGATCCCAAAATTTTAGTTAGACCCACCTCTCGCATAGCCGGAGAAAAAAGCGAAAGAATTGCCGGTTACGCACTACTGCGAGACATTTACGGCCAACCGGCCCTAATGTTGAGAGTACACTTTAACAGAGACATCTACCAACAAGGCAAAGCCAGCGTTCGTTATTTCACCGTTTCTTTGCTCGCCGTTGGCTTAGTATTTAGCACAATCACCCTATTGCTGGTAGAAAAATTAGTCCTCTCCAGACTAGCCCGCCTCAGCACCAGCGTCAGCCGCATCGCAGACCGGCGCGACCTTTCCTTGCGAGTTCGCCTCGTAGGACAAGACGAACTCTCTAAACTGGCAGAAACAATAAACGCCATGCTTGCTGCCATTGAAACCGCCCAACAAGAAAGAGAAGCCAGCGAAAAACGCTACCGGCTGATGGCCGAAAACTCCACCGACTTGATCGCCCGCCTCAGCCCCGATGGCATTTGTTTGTATGCTTCACCGGCCTGCAAAAGCTTACTAGGCTACACAAGCGCCGAACTGATCGGACGTTCTATCTTTGAATTTTTTCATCCCCACGACAGCAAAAACATTCATAAAGCCATCGCCATTTTACGCGACCGAGCCGTTAGCTACACAGTCAGCTACCGCATTCGCCGCAAAGATGGCGATTACATTTGGTTTGAAACCACGTCCCGCACCGTCCGAGATCCCGAAACCGGCACAGTTCAAGAACTCGTATCTGTCTCCCGCGATATCACAACACGCAAACGAACCGAACAAGAACTACGCGAAAGTGAAGCCTATATACGCGGATTATATAAAGTGACCTCTGCTCGAAAATTGACGTTTCAGCAGCGTTTACAGGGGCTTGTGACGATGGGCCGGCACCGCTTTGAACTGGAATATGGGGTTTTATCTCACATAGAGAGCGACCGTTACGAAGTCGTGGCTGCCCAATCTCCCGATCAGTCGGTGCATCCAGGGGATGTATTTGATTTGCAACAAACCTATTGCCGAGAAACGGTTTTGCAGCGCGAACCGCTTTATTTTGAGTCTGTGATGGTATCTCGCTGGCAATATCAACCAATAAAAGCTCCGTTTAGACAAGAAGCTTATATTGGCACCCCCATCGTCGTCGGCGGCAAGGTGTACGGTACCCTCAGCTTTTTTAGCAGTAAACCCCTCAACCGGCCTTTCCGACCCGTCGATAAAGAACTACTTAAACTGATGGCTCAATGGATAGGGCGAGAACTAGAACGCCAACAAGATGCCGAAGATTTGGCCCGCGCCCGCGACCGAGCGATGGAAGCGACGCGAGCAAAAAGTGAATTTTTGGCAACGATGAGCCACGAAATTCGCACGCCGATGAATGCTGTTATTGGCATGACCGGTTTGTTATTAGACACTTCTCTTTCACCAGAACAACGGGATTTTGTGGAAACAATCCGCACATCTGGGGAATCTTTACTGACAATTATTAATGATATTCTGGATTTTTCTAAAATAGAATCGGGCAAATTAGATTTAGAAGAACATCCCTTTAATTTGCGCTCTTGCATTGAAGAATCCCTAGATTTACTTGCCTCCAGAGCCGGTGAAAAAGACATCGAAATGGCCTACATAATTGCCCCCGGAACTCCTGAAAAAATTATCGGAGACGTAACGCGATTAAGGCAAGTTTTGGTAAATTTGCTCTCGAATGCTGTTAAGTTTACTCACTCTGGTGAAGTCGTGGTCAGCATCTCTTCTACAGCCATAGAGGCGGCTGATCAAAGTCCCTGTTATCAAATTTTATTTGCCGTCAAAGATAGCGGAATTGGCATTCCTACCGACCGTATGGAACGGTTGTTTAAATCCTTTAGTCAAATTGATTCTTCGGTGAGCCGGCAGTATGGGGGGACAGGACTGGGACTGGTAATTAGTAAGCGTCTCAGCGAAATGATGGGCGGAAGGATGTGGGTAGAAAGTATGGGGGCAATTGGTGGCAATCCCCCAGAAACATTTAAGAATGGGCAATCGGAAATGGGAGGGGATAATTTCACAGAAAAAATCAAGCAATCTCCCCAAGCCGGCTCGACATTTTATTTTACGGTGATAGCGCGGTCGGTTGAAGATTATGGGCGAGTCGATTTGGCAGAGTGGCAACCGGCATTAGCAGGAAAACGCTTATTAATTGTTGAGGATGGGGAAACAACCCGTTGCGGCTTGACAAAACAAGCAGAATCCTGGGGAATGGTGGCTGTGGGGGTGAGTTTGGCGAAGGTTGCTCTGGCTATTTTAAACCGTGAGCCGGCGTTTGATTTGATATTGGTAGATATGCACTTGCCCGACTTGTCGGGTGTGGAGTTGATCGAAGAAATTCGCAGTTTGGAAAAGGGGCGATATTTGCCGGTGGTGATGTTGAGTAGTTTAAGAAATGCCGAAAATCGAGTTACGCCAGAACACAGTTTAGAGTTTACGGTTTTGAGTAAGCCGGTGAAACAGTCTCAATTTTATAATGTGCTGATGGGGGTGTTTGGCGGTCAGCGTTTGGAAAATAAGCCAGCTTTGGGCCCTGTTAATGCTCAAATGGGGGAAATGTTGCCTTTGCGAATTTTGCTGGCAGAAGATAATCCTGTTAATCAAAAGGTGGCTTTATTGACTTTAGAGCGCATTGGCTATCGTGCGGAGGTGGCGGGAAATGGGTTAGAGGTGCTTGACGCTCTCCACCGGCAGCCCTATGATGTGGTGCTAATGGATGTTCAGATGCCAGAAATGGATGGCTTGGCGGCGGCTCGTCAAATTTGCCAATTATTGCCGGCTTCATCGCGTCCTCGGATTATTGCGATGACTGCAAATGCGATGCAGGGCGACCGTGAGGAGTGTATTGAGGCGGGAATGGATGATTATATTACTAAGCCTATCCGCATGGATGAGTTGGTTAAAGCTTTGGGTGAGTGTAAGCCGCTTTCAAGAGCTCACGAGGTTTCTGACTCCAAAGCAGGGATTTTTGAAGCTCAGGGGGATAGTGATATGTCAAGTCAGAATAGTTCAATTAATAATCTCTCGGAGCCTGTTTCGGAGGTTCCTTTGCTAGATCAGAAGATGTTGGCATCTTTGCGGGATCTCGAAGCTTTGGAGGAGGTGATTGAGATTTATTTGGAGAATGTACCGCAGTTGTTTGCGAATATTTACGCGGCAATTGAAGCGGGGGATGGACGGGCTCTACAAACGGCGGCTCATTCTTTGAAGTCTACCAGCGGGACGGTGGGTGCTCCTTCGATGTTTGAGTTATGCCAGCATTTGGAAACGATGGGAAAAAAGGGAATTATACCTGATTCTACTGAACCTGTCAAGCTTATTGAGGCGGAATTTGAAAGAGTGAAGGCGGCGCTGTTGGCGGAGGTTGGGGGGTAG
- a CDS encoding helicase-related protein, protein MMLPNYLTKLESATDFFGIFEKLWNDDSVDIAEKIQLMNKRENLKLCSSPYTPYQVFIKALYEFFKEETATETKEGKNSALDLASFQQQGYQQAVKLLERHQGVMVADSVGLGKTYIALRLIEHRLNNKIAGHIPRILIVCPAQLRDLMWRKKLDEFGFEADILSQEEISRVNFDIRRYIKHDLVIVDESHNFRNSGTNRYRNLQKLMSSGKAHKQIVLLTATPINNSIYDLYHQILLLTRHSETYYRNWGIRNLKSYFKAVENGKSDISELLLQTMVKRSRQDVIIRQQAGEKIEIAGQEIHFPKRKLDEHKLTYNFEASFQGLYAGIADQIDQMQLAPYNIRAFKKNKDKEDQAQVKRNEALVALMKTLYLKRLESSLIAFENSINYQMQFQKRFDEYLNQGQLLETKVFRKIVAAEIDEAEKTEVADFLSSLQEIDPKDYRKDELQQAIFSDLETLKDILKKLKLIKLAVATKQDYDRKLAAFKQFLLTHLKGQKILVFSYFQDTANYLHEELVKDSNWLKLMQINNRTLVIDCITGETNSKQRQEKVKSFAPKANCKDEEELQNYRRQEIDILICTDVLSEGQNLQDAGTIVNYDLHWNPVRMIQRAGRIDRLGSEYQSLFIYNCFPEEGLEKLLGLVKKLQQKISSINETVGLDGSILGETISEKSLNELRRLKLAKTEEEKAAILAELEQATDFVSLNEMRFPLVEFLQEKGKKAAENLPDGIFSTRKNIQNIDGVFIAFRVKNRHFWQFYPRLNGTISTLAQNCITDKRKIFNWLKCKPEEFLNSDEIKPVAFDSTIFEVLEAAVQNLLNELNPQKVSAQLPQKLPKWLQKIDYALSQISEVEASEKQRVHKVITTFPHLRNYQREIQFIWDKYVKLRELNTLLSELDDLFCERELYSQISNQDDVSLLEFFEKEDIELICYQWFKPK, encoded by the coding sequence ATGATGTTGCCGAACTATCTCACGAAGTTGGAAAGCGCCACCGACTTTTTTGGCATTTTTGAAAAATTGTGGAATGATGATAGTGTTGATATTGCCGAGAAAATTCAGCTAATGAATAAGCGAGAAAATTTAAAACTTTGCAGTTCACCTTACACGCCGTATCAGGTATTTATTAAAGCCCTTTATGAATTCTTTAAGGAAGAAACTGCAACGGAAACCAAAGAAGGAAAAAATAGCGCTCTTGATCTCGCCAGTTTCCAACAACAAGGCTATCAACAAGCGGTAAAACTGTTAGAAAGACATCAAGGAGTAATGGTAGCAGACTCAGTAGGTTTAGGAAAAACTTATATTGCTCTGCGGCTAATTGAACACCGGCTCAATAACAAAATTGCCGGTCATATTCCTCGCATCTTAATTGTTTGTCCTGCTCAACTGCGGGATTTAATGTGGCGAAAAAAATTAGATGAATTTGGCTTTGAAGCCGATATTCTTTCTCAAGAAGAAATCAGCCGCGTTAATTTTGATATTCGCCGTTATATAAAGCATGATTTAGTCATTGTCGATGAATCGCACAATTTCCGCAATTCTGGCACAAATCGCTATCGAAACTTACAAAAATTAATGAGTAGCGGCAAAGCCCATAAACAAATCGTTTTGCTGACAGCTACACCGATTAATAACAGCATTTATGATTTGTATCATCAGATATTGTTGTTAACTCGCCATAGCGAAACTTACTATCGCAATTGGGGAATCCGCAATCTTAAAAGCTATTTTAAAGCTGTAGAAAACGGCAAATCAGATATCAGCGAACTGCTTTTGCAGACAATGGTAAAGCGTAGCCGGCAAGATGTGATTATTCGACAGCAAGCCGGTGAGAAAATTGAGATTGCCGGTCAAGAAATACATTTTCCAAAACGCAAATTAGATGAGCATAAATTAACCTATAACTTTGAAGCAAGCTTTCAGGGGCTTTATGCCGGTATTGCCGATCAAATTGACCAAATGCAGTTAGCACCGTATAATATTAGGGCGTTTAAAAAGAATAAAGATAAAGAAGATCAAGCTCAAGTTAAGCGAAATGAAGCCCTTGTTGCTTTGATGAAAACTCTTTATTTAAAACGGCTGGAAAGTTCCCTCATTGCTTTTGAAAATAGCATCAACTATCAAATGCAGTTTCAGAAACGATTTGATGAATATCTCAATCAAGGGCAACTTTTAGAAACTAAAGTTTTTCGCAAAATTGTCGCTGCCGAAATTGATGAAGCAGAAAAAACAGAAGTTGCGGATTTTCTTTCATCATTACAAGAAATTGACCCCAAAGATTACCGTAAAGATGAACTGCAACAGGCAATTTTTTCAGACTTGGAAACCCTCAAAGACATTTTGAAAAAACTTAAACTAATTAAACTAGCTGTCGCAACAAAACAAGATTATGACCGGAAATTAGCCGCTTTTAAACAATTCCTGCTCACTCATCTCAAAGGACAAAAGATTTTAGTTTTCAGCTATTTTCAAGATACTGCCAACTATTTGCACGAAGAATTGGTGAAAGATTCAAATTGGTTAAAACTCATGCAAATTAATAACCGCACCCTTGTTATTGACTGCATTACGGGAGAAACAAACAGTAAACAGCGCCAAGAAAAGGTAAAAAGTTTTGCGCCAAAAGCCAATTGTAAAGACGAAGAAGAATTGCAAAATTACCGCCGCCAAGAAATCGATATTTTGATTTGTACTGATGTGTTATCGGAAGGGCAAAACTTGCAAGATGCCGGTACTATTGTTAATTATGATTTGCATTGGAATCCTGTGCGAATGATACAGCGGGCCGGTCGAATTGATCGTTTAGGAAGCGAGTATCAATCGTTGTTTATTTACAATTGTTTTCCCGAAGAAGGCTTAGAAAAATTGCTGGGATTAGTGAAAAAATTACAGCAAAAAATTAGCTCTATAAACGAAACTGTTGGTTTAGATGGCAGCATTTTAGGAGAAACAATTTCCGAAAAATCTCTCAATGAACTACGCCGGCTTAAACTAGCAAAAACCGAGGAAGAAAAAGCTGCTATTCTTGCAGAATTGGAACAAGCAACCGATTTTGTTTCTTTGAATGAAATGCGATTTCCCTTAGTTGAATTTCTGCAAGAAAAAGGCAAAAAAGCAGCGGAGAATTTACCTGATGGAATTTTCAGCACTCGCAAAAACATCCAGAATATTGATGGTGTTTTTATCGCTTTTCGTGTGAAAAACCGGCACTTCTGGCAGTTTTACCCCCGCCTTAATGGCACTATCTCTACCCTTGCCCAAAACTGCATTACTGACAAACGAAAAATTTTCAATTGGCTAAAATGCAAACCAGAGGAGTTTTTGAACTCAGACGAAATAAAGCCGGTGGCATTTGATAGCACTATTTTTGAGGTTTTAGAAGCTGCTGTACAAAATTTGTTAAACGAACTCAACCCGCAAAAAGTAAGCGCCCAACTGCCGCAAAAATTGCCGAAATGGTTGCAGAAAATTGACTACGCTTTGAGTCAAATATCAGAAGTGGAAGCCTCAGAAAAGCAGCGAGTGCATAAAGTTATTACGACTTTTCCACATTTGCGGAATTATCAGCGAGAAATACAATTTATTTGGGATAAATATGTGAAACTTCGAGAGTTAAATACATTGCTGTCAGAATTAGATGATTTATTTTGCGAACGAGAACTTTATAGTCAAATTTCCAATCAAGACGATGTAAGCTTATTAGAATTTTTTGAAAAAGAAGATATCGAATTAATTTGTTACCAGTGGTTTAAACCAAAATAA
- the miaA gene encoding tRNA (adenosine(37)-N6)-dimethylallyltransferase MiaA, whose protein sequence is MSPKLIVICGSTATGKTETAISLAKQLNSVILSADSRCVYKEFNIGTAKPNAIDRQIVPHHLIDICHPTETLTVADYQQQAQTLISDYHQQGIIPLLVGGTGLYIKAIVRGLKIPRVSPHPELRQQLQSLGQNQLYAMLQQIDSHAAQKIHPNDPVRTLRALEVFYVTGRPISQQQGENPPPYPILQIGLDCQPEILQQRIEQRTEKMLAAGWLDEIKYLAEKYGWDLPLLATLGYQELKQYLTGQVSFQEAKDLIVLHTRQFAKRQRTWFRAIPEIQWLDAGASDFHEKIALLTDNIF, encoded by the coding sequence ATGTCACCCAAGCTGATCGTTATTTGTGGTTCAACCGCCACCGGCAAAACAGAAACCGCAATCTCACTAGCAAAACAACTCAACTCTGTGATCCTCAGTGCCGATTCCCGCTGCGTGTATAAAGAGTTTAACATTGGCACGGCCAAACCCAACGCCATCGACCGGCAAATTGTCCCCCACCACCTCATCGATATCTGCCACCCCACCGAAACCCTCACCGTAGCAGATTACCAACAACAAGCCCAAACTCTGATCTCCGACTACCACCAGCAAGGCATAATTCCCTTATTAGTCGGCGGCACCGGCCTCTACATCAAAGCCATAGTACGCGGTTTAAAAATTCCCAGAGTTTCACCACATCCAGAATTACGCCAGCAACTACAATCTTTAGGCCAAAATCAACTTTACGCTATGTTGCAACAAATCGATAGCCATGCTGCCCAAAAAATACATCCTAATGATCCTGTTAGAACTTTGCGAGCACTAGAAGTATTTTATGTCACCGGCCGGCCAATTTCCCAACAGCAAGGCGAAAATCCTCCTCCTTATCCAATTTTACAAATAGGTTTAGATTGTCAGCCCGAAATTTTGCAACAACGCATCGAACAGCGCACCGAAAAAATGTTAGCTGCCGGTTGGTTAGATGAAATCAAATATTTAGCCGAAAAATATGGCTGGGATCTTCCCTTACTTGCTACCCTAGGTTATCAAGAACTCAAGCAATATTTAACCGGCCAAGTTTCTTTTCAAGAAGCGAAAGATTTAATCGTTCTCCATACCCGCCAATTTGCCAAACGTCAGCGGACATGGTTTCGGGCGATTCCAGAAATTCAATGGCTAGATGCCGGTGCCTCAGATTTCCATGAAAAAATAGCTCTATTAACCGACAATATTTTTTAG
- the rpmB gene encoding 50S ribosomal protein L28, which yields MARQCQLTGKKANNGFAVSHSHRRTHRLQEVNLQWKRIWWPQGNRFVKLHISTKAIKTLNLKGIQAFAKEAGIDLNKF from the coding sequence ATGGCACGCCAATGTCAACTCACCGGCAAAAAAGCCAATAACGGATTTGCCGTATCCCACTCCCACCGGCGCACACACCGCCTACAAGAAGTTAACCTTCAATGGAAACGCATCTGGTGGCCTCAAGGCAACCGCTTCGTCAAACTCCATATTTCCACCAAAGCCATCAAAACCCTGAACCTCAAAGGCATTCAAGCCTTCGCAAAAGAAGCGGGTATTGATTTAAACAAATTTTAA